The DNA segment TGTCAGCCGCCTGACTTGACTCGAACATATGTTCGATATAGGATGAACGCACGAGCCATGCCTACGCCAACCGCTCCCCGCCACCGCTCCGCCGACGTCGCCGCCGGCTATGCCGCCGACCGTACCGGAAACGGGATCGCCTACGCCGCGATCGCGACCGGCACCGGGCGCGCCGTCGTGAAGATCCCGTTCCGCGCCGTCCCGCTGCCCGGGCTCGACGGGCGCGAGGTCGGGTACGCCGCGGTCGAGGCGGTCGCGGCCTACCTGCGCGGACGCGGCTTCACCCGGGTGAGGATCCGGATCGCCGACGAGCTGGTCGCCGACGACCTCAACGCCCGCCGCCCGGTCCCGCCGGCGCTCGCGATGGCCTACGTGAAGACGCGCTGCGTCCTGCACGGCTTCGCGGTCGCCCGCGTCGAACGCGGCGAACCGATTGAAACGCACGACCTCGAGACCCGGGCGCTCGCCGAGATCGCGCTCCGCGCCCCCGCCGCCGCCTGAGCGCAGCTCCCCTCATGCTGAGCGCAGCTCTCGTCATCCTGAGCTTGTCGAAGGGCGGCTCGGTCGGGACGACCTGCCGCACGGCACGCTCGACCTCTCCCGGGCCCTGATCGGCAAGCTGCTGGTCCGCAAGTTCGACGACGGCAAGCTGCTCGCGGGGCGGATCGTCGAGACCGAGGCGTACTTTCCGGCCGATCCGGCTTCGCACGCCTTCGGCGGGATGACGGCACGCAACCGGGCGATGTTCGGCCCGCCGCTCCACGCGTACGTCTACTTCATCTACGGCGCGAACTGGTGCCTCAACGTGACCGCCGAGCGCGACGGCGTCGGCGCGGCGGCGCTGGTCCGTGCGCTCGAACCGGTGCGCGGGCTCGCGAGGATGCGCGCGCTGCGGGGCCGGGCCGAGGTCAAGGACCGCGATCTCGCGCGCGGTCCCGGCAACCTCTGCCGGGCCCTGGCGATCGGTCCGCAGTTCGACGGCGCCGACTTGACCGCCGGCCCGGCGCTGTGGCTCGCGGACGACGGGACGCGGCTCCCCATCGGGGTCAGCACCCGGATCGGGATCACCAAGGCCGTCCACGAGCCGCTGCGCTTCTACGCCCGCGGCAACCCGAGCGTCAGCGGACCGCGTGCCTTGTCGCCTTGACGCCGCTATGGTAGACTCCGCTACGTCGCGCGGTCCGTATCGTGCGAACCTTCTCGTTCCTCGGCGATTCGCGCCGGCGAGCGGCCCCGGCAGCCTCGCCGGCCAGGCCCCGTCGCGCGGAGCGCCCGTCTCCCCGAGGGAGCACTCCGCTGCAATTCGACAATCGTCCCCAGCACAACGGTAAGCCGGAAGGCGGAAACCGCCGCCGCCGCTCGCGGCGCAACCGCCAGCGGTTCAGCGAAGGAGGCGGTGCGCCGCAAGCGCACGACGTCTTCACCCAGCCCGAGTTCCCGCAGCCGGTCGGCCCGCCGCTGCTCTCGGCCGAGCAGCTCGCGGAGATGAGCAAAGCCGAGCTCAACGAGCTCGCCAAGACGTTCGAGATCGAGAACCCGACGAAGATCAAGAAGGACGATCTCGTCGCGCAGATCCTCGAGATTCAAGCGCAGCGCAGCGGTCTGGAGAAAGCGAACGGCGTCCTCGACGTCCTCGCCGAAGGCTACGGCTTTTTGCGGCGCGAGGGATATCTGGTCGGCGCGGACGACATCTACATCTCGCAGTCGCAGATCAGGCGCTTCGAGCTGCGCCGCGGCGATCTCGTCGCCGGCCAAGTGCGCAAGCCGAAAGAGAACGAGAAGTACTACGGGATCGTCAAGGTCGAGACGGTCAACGGCTATCCGCCCGAAACGATCACCGGCCGGCGCGTCTTCGAAGAGCTCGCCGCGGAGCCGCCGGCGCAGCGCTACGTGCTGGAGACGCGCGGCGATCTGACGACGCGCGCGATCGACTTGTTCGCGCCGCTCGGCAAAGGCCAGCGCGCGCTGCTCGCCGCGCCGCCGCGCGCCAACGACGCCGCGCTGCTGGGGCGCATCGCGCGCGCGATCGAGGCGCACCAGCCCGACGCGCACGTGATCGTGCTGCTCGTCGACGAGCGCCCGGAAGCGGTGACGCACCTGCAGCGCACGCTCGACGTCGAGGTCGTCGCGACGACGTTCGAAGAGCATCCGGACAACCACGTCACCACGGCCGAGCTGGTCTTCGAGCGCGCGAAGCGGCTCGCCGAGCTCGGGCGCGACGCGGTCGTGCTCGTCTCCTCGTTCACCCGGCTGGTGCGCGCGTACGCGTCGGTCGCGCACCACAAAGGAAATCCCGCGCTCGTCGATCCGGCGGTGCTGCAGCGCCCGAAGCGGCTGTTCGGCACGGCGCGCGCCGTCGAAGGCGGCGGCTCGCTCACGGTGCTGGCGACGGTCTCGGCCGGCGCAACCGCGTTCGACGCGCTCGTTGTCGACGAGCTCGCGCCGGCCGCGAACGCGGAGCTGGTGATCGCGCGCGAGCTCGCCGAGACGCGCGCCTACCCGCCGCTCGACCTCGTTCGCAGCGGCAACATGTACGAAGAGCAGCTGCTCAGCGAGATCGCGCTGCACAAGGTCACCGACCTGCGCCGGCTGCTCGCCGGTGTGCCGTCGATCGAAGCCTCGCAGCGCATCTACGCCGCGCTCGCGCGCACGCAGACCAACGACGACTTCATCACCGCGTTCGACTTGAAGAAGGTCTAGCGCAGATCGCCGCGCAGCGCCTGCAGAAGTATCTGGCGGCGGCCGGCGTTTCGTCGCGCCGCCGCGCGGAGGAGCTCATCGTCGCGGGGCGCGTGCGCGTCGACGGCCGTCTCGTGCGCGAGCTGGGCACCAGCGTGGAGGCCGACGCGCGCGTCGAGGTCGACGGGCGCGTCGTGCGGCCGTCGGCGGAGCGCACCTACGTCGTGCTGCACAAGCCGGCCAGCGTGATGACGACGATGCGCGATCCCGAAGGCCGCCGCACCGTCGCCGACGTCGTGCGCCGTGCGGGGGTGAGCGCGCGGGTCGTCCCGGTCGGGCGGCTCGACTACGACACGAGCGGCGTGCTGCTGTTGACCGACGACGGCGAGATCGCGAACGTGCTCACCCACCCGCGCTTCGGCGTCGAGAAGACCTACCGCGCGACGCTGCGCGGGCGGCTCGAGCCCGGCGCGGTCGAGCAGATCCTGCGCGGCGTGCGGCTCGAGGAAGGGCGCGCCACGCCGGCGCAGCTGCGCGTGGTCGCGGTGCGGCGCGACGTCTCGCTGGTCGACGTCACGATCCACGAAGGACGGAACCGCCAGGTGCGGCGGATGTTCGAGGTCGTGGACCATCCCGTCATCGCGCTGGCCCGGCTGCGCTTCGGCCCGATCGCCCTCGGCGAGCTGGCCCCCGGCGCCGTCCGTCCCGCCACCCCGCGCGAGCTCGCCGCCCTCCACCGCCTCGTCCACGCCTCGCGCGGCGAGGCTGCACCGTGACCGTTCTCCGCGGCATTCGGGGCGCGATCACCGTGGCGCGGGACGAGCCGGCGCTGATTCTCGATGCGACGGAACGGCTGCTGCGGGAGATCGTCGCGCGGAACGGCTTCGTCCCGGAAGACGTCGGCTCGGCGCTCTTCACGGTGACGCCGGA comes from the Candidatus Eremiobacterota bacterium genome and includes:
- a CDS encoding DNA-3-methyladenine glycosylase; amino-acid sequence: MKRTTSRPGRSPRSRSAPPPPPERSSPHAERSSRHPELVEGRLGRDDLPHGTLDLSRALIGKLLVRKFDDGKLLAGRIVETEAYFPADPASHAFGGMTARNRAMFGPPLHAYVYFIYGANWCLNVTAERDGVGAAALVRALEPVRGLARMRALRGRAEVKDRDLARGPGNLCRALAIGPQFDGADLTAGPALWLADDGTRLPIGVSTRIGITKAVHEPLRFYARGNPSVSGPRALSP
- the rho gene encoding transcription termination factor Rho, translating into MRTFSFLGDSRRRAAPAASPARPRRAERPSPRGSTPLQFDNRPQHNGKPEGGNRRRRSRRNRQRFSEGGGAPQAHDVFTQPEFPQPVGPPLLSAEQLAEMSKAELNELAKTFEIENPTKIKKDDLVAQILEIQAQRSGLEKANGVLDVLAEGYGFLRREGYLVGADDIYISQSQIRRFELRRGDLVAGQVRKPKENEKYYGIVKVETVNGYPPETITGRRVFEELAAEPPAQRYVLETRGDLTTRAIDLFAPLGKGQRALLAAPPRANDAALLGRIARAIEAHQPDAHVIVLLVDERPEAVTHLQRTLDVEVVATTFEEHPDNHVTTAELVFERAKRLAELGRDAVVLVSSFTRLVRAYASVAHHKGNPALVDPAVLQRPKRLFGTARAVEGGGSLTVLATVSAGATAFDALVVDELAPAANAELVIARELAETRAYPPLDLVRSGNMYEEQLLSEIALHKVTDLRRLLAGVPSIEASQRIYAALARTQTNDDFITAFDLKKV
- a CDS encoding rRNA pseudouridine synthase, producing the protein MAAQRLQKYLAAAGVSSRRRAEELIVAGRVRVDGRLVRELGTSVEADARVEVDGRVVRPSAERTYVVLHKPASVMTTMRDPEGRRTVADVVRRAGVSARVVPVGRLDYDTSGVLLLTDDGEIANVLTHPRFGVEKTYRATLRGRLEPGAVEQILRGVRLEEGRATPAQLRVVAVRRDVSLVDVTIHEGRNRQVRRMFEVVDHPVIALARLRFGPIALGELAPGAVRPATPRELAALHRLVHASRGEAAP